The sequence TCCACGAAGATTCGGGCGATCACGAGATTGTCGACGTCGATGCCGGCCTTCTCGCGATCGTTCTTCACGTCCGCGTTGGCGACGGCCGACTTCACGAGCTTGCGCATGGGGCGCGCGACGCGCTTGTCCGAAAGCGCGAGCAGGTTCAGCGCCGCCTCGACCTGCTTGCCTCGGATCTGATCCGCGACGAGCCGCGCCTTGCGCGCGCTCACCTGCAGATTTCGCAGCGTGGCGTTCACGGTGGTCATGCGGGCTTCACCGCCTTCGCCACCAGCGTGTGGCCCGTGAACTTGCGCGTCGGCGCGAACTCACCGAGCCGGTGGCCGACCATGTTCTCCGTCACGTAGACGGGCATGAACAGCTTGCCGTTGTGGACGTGGAACGTGAGCCCCAC is a genomic window of Deltaproteobacteria bacterium containing:
- the rplV gene encoding 50S ribosomal protein L22, coding for MTTVNATLRNLQVSARKARLVADQIRGKQVEAALNLLALSDKRVARPMRKLVKSAVANADVKNDREKAGIDVDNLVIARIFVDEGPSRKGVRSRAQGRANWIRKSTSHITVELEER
- the rpsS gene encoding 30S ribosomal protein S19; amino-acid sequence: MARSVKKGPFVDPSLQRKVTRATASGSKQVIKTWSRRSMITPDFVGLTFHVHNGKLFMPVYVTENMVGHRLGEFAPTRKFTGHTLVAKAVKPA